A single Candoia aspera isolate rCanAsp1 chromosome 5, rCanAsp1.hap2, whole genome shotgun sequence DNA region contains:
- the LOC134498370 gene encoding galactosylgalactosylxylosylprotein 3-beta-glucuronosyltransferase 1-like, translating into MLRRRNLLTTLLIALPWGLLLTLWHQYPTTRYLSLLRKETDENGTAKSLFNGTSLVREDGAASCTRQPAVGTAPKIIRSYVYSRPPPWSDTLPAIFVITPTYTRPVQKAELTRLANTFLHVQNLHWVVVEDSPRRTNLVSNLLEKAGIHFTHLNIESPKSLKVGLSWIPSHTPRGTFQRNLGLHWLRESFSTAPPPEGVVYFADDDNTYSLELFEEMRYTKKVSVWPVAFVGGLRYESPKVSPTGKVVGWKTVFDPNRPFAIDMAGFAISIKLILEKPQASFKLDGVKGGYQETSLLKDLVTMDGLEPKAANCTKILVWHTRTERPTLVNEGKRGFTDLRVEV; encoded by the exons ATGCTGAGGAGACGTAACCTTCTCACCACCCTTCTGATTGCTTTGCCATGGGGACTTCTCCTAACTTTGTGGCATCAATATCCAACCACCCGCTATCTCAGCCTTCTAAGAA AGGAAACAGATGAAAATGGTACAGCCAAATCGCTCTTCAATGGCACATCTCTAGTGAGGGAGGATGGGGCTGCATCATGCACTCGGCAGCCAGCCGTTGGGACAGCTCCCAAAATAATCCGGAGCTATGTGTACTCCAGGCCTCCCCCATGGTCAGACACACTGCCTGCCATATTTGTGATCACACCTACCTACACTCGACCAGTACAGAAGGCTGAACTGACACGACTGGCCAATACTTTTCTTCACGTACAGAACCTCCACTGGGTAGTAGTAGAGGACTCTCCTAGAAGAACCAATCTAGTGTCCAATCTGCTGGAGAAAGCAGGGATTCATTTTACTCACCTGAATATTGAGTCTCCTAAGAGCCTGAAAGTAGGTTTGTCCTGGATCCCATCTCACACTCCCAGGGGCACATTCCAGAGGAACCTTGGACTGCATTGGCTGAGGGAAAGTTTTAGCACCGCACCGCCACCCGAAGGTGTAGTATACTTTGCAGATGATGATAACACCTATAGCCTGGAGCTGTTTGAAGAG ATGCGCTACACAAAGAAGGTATCTGTCTGGCCAGTTGCTTTTGTTGGTGGTCTCAGGTATGAATCCCCCAAAGTGAGCCCAACAGGCAAAGTTGTAGGTTGGAAGACTGTGTTTGATCCTAACCGGCCTTTTGCCATCGACATGGCTGGCTTTGCCATCAGCATCAAACTGATTTTGGAGAAACCCCAGGCCAGTTTCAAGTTGGATGGAGTGAAAGGAGGCTACCAAGAAACTAGTTTATTGAAGGATCTGGTGACAATGGATGGACTAGAGCCGAAAGCTGCCAACTGCACAAAG ATTTTGGTCTGGCACACAAGGACGGAAAGGCCAACACTGGTTAACGAAGGCAAACGTGGATTCACAGACCTTAGGGTAGAGGTGTAG